A genomic segment from Spinacia oleracea cultivar Varoflay chromosome 3, BTI_SOV_V1, whole genome shotgun sequence encodes:
- the LOC110795584 gene encoding probable trehalose-phosphate phosphatase H isoform X1: MTRQTMAPITEPKNSNSTILSQKLSSVSGKYITIPNIPMCEKHLLQDLDINGGSWVDSMRASSPTHLKSITSLTPSAFPLELPSALDMFKHIINSSKGKQIVMFLDYDGTLSPIVDDPDRAFMSDAMRSTVRRLAKHFPTAIVSGRCRDKVYDFVQLPKLYYAGSHGMDIKSPANKGFKYPKKSQEVVFQPASEFIPMIEKVYKTLSEKTKNILGASVEHNKFCLSVHFRRVDENKWNELAHEVRSVLEEYPELQLAQGRKVFEIRPTIKWDKGKALEFILESLGLANCKDVFPVYIGDDRTDEDAFKSFLGFERQRTRLWHTCIQDCQENKCVVLFTGTTRGDEFSTTLGEMEARVVKEEV, translated from the exons ATGACAAGACAAACTATGGCACCCATTACCGAACCCAAAAACTCAAATTCGACAATATTATCTCAAAAACTCTCCTCTGTTTCTGGGAAATACATCACCATACCCAACATACCAATGTGTGAGAAACATCTCCTCCAAGACCTCGACATCAATGGCGGATCGTGGGTCGATTCCATGCGTGCTTCGTCCCCTACCCACCTCAAATCCATCACTTCTCTCACTCCTTCTGCCTTCCCACTA GAGTTGCCATCCGCTCTGGACATGTTCAAGCACATAATCAACTCATCTAAGGGAAAGCAGATTGTCATGTTTTTGGATTACGATGGTACTCTGTCTCCAATCGTCGACGACCCTGACCGCGCTTTTATGTCGGACGCT ATGAGAAGTACTGTAAGAAGATTGGCTAAACATTTCCCAACCGCGATTGTAAGTGGGAGGTGCCGAGACAAAGTCTACGACTTTGTCCAATTGCCAAAGCTGTATTACGCTGGAAGCCACGGTATGGACATCAAAAGCCCTGCTAATAAAGGCTTCAAATATCCCAAG AAAAGTCAAGAAGTAGTATTTCAACCAGCTAGTGAATTCATCCCTATGATTGAGAAG GTTTATAAAACGCTTTCGGAGAAAACAAAAAACATACTCGGAGCTAGTGTGGAGCACAACAAGTTTTGTTTGTCTGTGCATTTCCGTCGTGTTGATGAAAAT AAATGGAATGAATTAGCTCATGAAGTAAGGTCAGTGCTCGAGGAATACCCAGAACTCCAACTCGCTCAGGGTCGTAAG GTGTTTGAAATCCGACCAACCATTAAATGGGACAAGGGAAAGGCACTAGAATTTATTTTAGAATCACTTG GATTGGCTAATTGCAAAGATGTTTTCCCTGTTTATATTGGTGATGATCGTACGGATGAGGATGCATTTAAG TCATTTTTAGGTTTTGAGAGACAGAGGACAAGGTTGTGGCATACTTGTATCCAAGATTGCCAGGAAAACAAATGCGTCGTTCTATTTACAGGAACCACCCGAG GTGATGAGTTTTCTACAACGCTTGGTGAAATGGAGGCGCGAGTCGTTAAAGAGGAGGTTTAG
- the LOC130470085 gene encoding uncharacterized protein gives MEALRGVLTEEEIEAIKEVPVMESAQCDVLSWNHSKSGEFTAAGTREEPSVVNLGGANTVWKPPNRGWWKVNTDAAIASGRVGLGMIVSDCEGDVVMSGGSALELIIPAKQAEARASLFGLRYAYDAGYRKVVLESDCSTLVELLKGNSQELSATQMIVKDILSLANLFEACTFNFAKRLCKRAAHAIAKASLTFVETLVWMDECPPDVIPIVLEDKALIE, from the exons ATGGAAGCTTTGAGGGGGGTTTTGACGGAGGAAGAAATAGAGGCTATCAAAGAGGTTCCAGTGATGGAAAGTGCACAATGTGATGTTTTATCATGGAACCATTCAAAGAGTGGAGAGTTTACA GCGGCAGGAACACGAGAAGAGCCTAGTGTGGTGAATTTGGGTGGGGCGAATACGGTCTGGAAGCCACCAAACCGAGGGTGGTGGAAGGTCAACACAGACGCAGCAATAGCGAGTGGAAGGGTGGGATTGGGGATGATAGTAAGTGATTGTGAAGGGGATGTTGTCATGTCAGGGGGGAGTGCATTGGAACTGATAATACCAGCAAAACAAGCGGAGGCAAGAGCATCCCTCTTTGGCCTACGGTACGCGTATGATGCAGGGTATAGGAAAGTGGTGCTCGAGTCAGACTGCAGTACTCTGGTGGAGCTACTCAAGGGGAATTCGCAGGAGCTATCTGCTACTCAGATGATAGTGAAAGACATTCTTAGTTTAGCTAATCTTTTTGAAGCCTGTACTTTTAACTTTGCCAAACGTTTATGTAAAAGGGCAGCTCATGCCATAGCCAAAGCTTCACTCACCTTTGTGGAGACCTTAGTGTGGATGGATGAATGCCCACCTGATGTTATCCCCATTGTCCTTGAGGACAAGGCTTTGATTGAATGA
- the LOC110795584 gene encoding probable trehalose-phosphate phosphatase H isoform X2 produces MTRQTMAPITEPKNSNSTILSQKLSSVSGKYITIPNIPMCEKHLLQDLDINGGSWVDSMRASSPTHLKSITSLTPSAFPLELPSALDMFKHIINSSKGKQIVMFLDYDGTLSPIVDDPDRAFMSDAMRSTVRRLAKHFPTAIVSGRCRDKVYDFVQLPKLYYAGSHGMDIKSPANKGFKYPKKSQEVVFQPASEFIPMIEKVYKTLSEKTKNILGASVEHNKFCLSVHFRRVDENKWNELAHEVRSVLEEYPELQLAQGRKVFEIRPTIKWDKGKALEFILESLGLANCKDVFPVYIGDDRTDEDAFKVLRDRGQGCGILVSKIARKTNASFYLQEPPEVMSFLQRLVKWRRESLKRRFRL; encoded by the exons ATGACAAGACAAACTATGGCACCCATTACCGAACCCAAAAACTCAAATTCGACAATATTATCTCAAAAACTCTCCTCTGTTTCTGGGAAATACATCACCATACCCAACATACCAATGTGTGAGAAACATCTCCTCCAAGACCTCGACATCAATGGCGGATCGTGGGTCGATTCCATGCGTGCTTCGTCCCCTACCCACCTCAAATCCATCACTTCTCTCACTCCTTCTGCCTTCCCACTA GAGTTGCCATCCGCTCTGGACATGTTCAAGCACATAATCAACTCATCTAAGGGAAAGCAGATTGTCATGTTTTTGGATTACGATGGTACTCTGTCTCCAATCGTCGACGACCCTGACCGCGCTTTTATGTCGGACGCT ATGAGAAGTACTGTAAGAAGATTGGCTAAACATTTCCCAACCGCGATTGTAAGTGGGAGGTGCCGAGACAAAGTCTACGACTTTGTCCAATTGCCAAAGCTGTATTACGCTGGAAGCCACGGTATGGACATCAAAAGCCCTGCTAATAAAGGCTTCAAATATCCCAAG AAAAGTCAAGAAGTAGTATTTCAACCAGCTAGTGAATTCATCCCTATGATTGAGAAG GTTTATAAAACGCTTTCGGAGAAAACAAAAAACATACTCGGAGCTAGTGTGGAGCACAACAAGTTTTGTTTGTCTGTGCATTTCCGTCGTGTTGATGAAAAT AAATGGAATGAATTAGCTCATGAAGTAAGGTCAGTGCTCGAGGAATACCCAGAACTCCAACTCGCTCAGGGTCGTAAG GTGTTTGAAATCCGACCAACCATTAAATGGGACAAGGGAAAGGCACTAGAATTTATTTTAGAATCACTTG GATTGGCTAATTGCAAAGATGTTTTCCCTGTTTATATTGGTGATGATCGTACGGATGAGGATGCATTTAAG GTTTTGAGAGACAGAGGACAAGGTTGTGGCATACTTGTATCCAAGATTGCCAGGAAAACAAATGCGTCGTTCTATTTACAGGAACCACCCGAG GTGATGAGTTTTCTACAACGCTTGGTGAAATGGAGGCGCGAGTCGTTAAAGAGGAGGTTTAGGCTGTAA